The following proteins are co-located in the Periplaneta americana isolate PAMFEO1 chromosome 12, P.americana_PAMFEO1_priV1, whole genome shotgun sequence genome:
- the fbl gene encoding pantothenate kinase 3 isoform X2, with translation MGPHSCKDCLRGRIMAGSSKDDFRVPMANIVENGFGDMDSIPSMPWFGMDIGGTLSKLVYFEPKDITPDEADAEVETLKNIRRYLTKNSAYGKTGHRDTHLQMDSVVIRGRRGTLHFIRFPTSEMGNFLALAKSKGMATLVTTVSATGGGAYKFEENFRRELNMRLAKFDELDSLIRGMLYVETNNPCECYYWANPTEDDRCEKRFYDFSDPYPFLIVNIGSGVSVLAVYGPNNYKRISGTSLGGGTFLGLCCLLTGCNTFEEAIDLATCGDNTRVDKLVKDIYGGDYERFGLPGDLVASSFGQMNAKEKRATVTKEDLARATLVTITNNIGSIARMCALNEKIERVVFVGNFLRVNPISMKLLAHAMDYWSKGTLKALFLEHEGYFGAVGCLLEFNSHVS, from the exons ATGGGTCCTCACAGCTGTAAAGATTGTCTTCGAGGCCGCATCATGGCTGGCTCCAGCAAAGATGACTTCCGAGTTCCTATGGCCAATATTGTAGAAAATGGCTTCGGAGACATGGACAGTATTCCAT CAATGCCATGGTTCGGAATGGATATTGGTGGTACCTTATCAAAGCTTGTTTACTTTGAACCAAAAGACATCACACCGGATGAGGCAGATGCTGAAGTAGAGACTCTGAAGAACATCCGGCGCTATCTTACTAAGAATTCAGCATATGGCAAGACAGGCCACAGAGATACACATTTACAG ATGGACAGTGTAGTAATCCGAGGTCGAAGAGGAACTCTTCACTTCATCCGTTTCCCAACCAGTGAAATGGGCAACTTTTTAGCATTAGCAAAGTCTAAAGGCATGGCCACTCTTGTAACCACTGTTAGTGCTACTGGGGGTGGAGCCTacaagtttgaagaaaattttcgTAGA gagTTGAACATGAGGCTTGCCAAGTTTGATGAGCTGGACTCGTTAATACGAGGCATGTTGTATGTGGAAACTAATAACCCGTGTGAATGTTACTACTGGGCCAATCCTACAGAGGATGACCGTTGTGAGAAGAGATTCTATGATTTCAGTGACCCATATCCCTTTTTG ATTGTAAACATTGGCTCCGGTGTAAGTGTTCTTGCTGTGTATGGACCAAATAACTACAAGAGAATATCTGGCACGAG TTTGGGTGGAGGCACATTCCTTGGGCTCTGTTGTCTACTGACAGGGTGCAATACATTCGAGGAAGCAATAGACTTAGCAACGTGTGGAGACAACACGCGAGTCGACAAGTTGGTCAAAGACATTTATGGTGGGGATTACGAGCGTTTTGGTCTGCCAGGAGATTTGGTGGCCAGCAG CTTTGGGCAAATGAATGCCAAAGAGAAGAGGGCTACCGTCACAAAGGAGGACCTGGCGAGGGCCACGCTCGTCACCATCACCAACAACATCGGCTCTATTGCTCGGATGTGTGCTCTGAATGAGAAGATAGAGCGTGTTGTGTTTGTGGGGAACTTCTTGAGGGTGAACCCGATCTCCATGAAGCTCCTGGCTCATGCTATGGACTACTGGTCGAAAGGAACACTCAAAGCCCTCTTCCTGGAACACGAG ggttACTTTGGTGCGGTGGGCTGCCTGCTAGAATTCAACAGTCACGTCAGCTGA
- the fbl gene encoding pantothenate kinase 3 isoform X3, giving the protein MTSLAMPWFGMDIGGTLSKLVYFEPKDITPDEADAEVETLKNIRRYLTKNSAYGKTGHRDTHLQMDSVVIRGRRGTLHFIRFPTSEMGNFLALAKSKGMATLVTTVSATGGGAYKFEENFRRELNMRLAKFDELDSLIRGMLYVETNNPCECYYWANPTEDDRCEKRFYDFSDPYPFLIVNIGSGVSVLAVYGPNNYKRISGTSLGGGTFLGLCCLLTGCNTFEEAIDLATCGDNTRVDKLVKDIYGGDYERFGLPGDLVASSFGQMNAKEKRATVTKEDLARATLVTITNNIGSIARMCALNEKIERVVFVGNFLRVNPISMKLLAHAMDYWSKGTLKALFLEHEGYFGAVGCLLEFNSHVS; this is encoded by the exons ATGACGTCTTTAG CAATGCCATGGTTCGGAATGGATATTGGTGGTACCTTATCAAAGCTTGTTTACTTTGAACCAAAAGACATCACACCGGATGAGGCAGATGCTGAAGTAGAGACTCTGAAGAACATCCGGCGCTATCTTACTAAGAATTCAGCATATGGCAAGACAGGCCACAGAGATACACATTTACAG ATGGACAGTGTAGTAATCCGAGGTCGAAGAGGAACTCTTCACTTCATCCGTTTCCCAACCAGTGAAATGGGCAACTTTTTAGCATTAGCAAAGTCTAAAGGCATGGCCACTCTTGTAACCACTGTTAGTGCTACTGGGGGTGGAGCCTacaagtttgaagaaaattttcgTAGA gagTTGAACATGAGGCTTGCCAAGTTTGATGAGCTGGACTCGTTAATACGAGGCATGTTGTATGTGGAAACTAATAACCCGTGTGAATGTTACTACTGGGCCAATCCTACAGAGGATGACCGTTGTGAGAAGAGATTCTATGATTTCAGTGACCCATATCCCTTTTTG ATTGTAAACATTGGCTCCGGTGTAAGTGTTCTTGCTGTGTATGGACCAAATAACTACAAGAGAATATCTGGCACGAG TTTGGGTGGAGGCACATTCCTTGGGCTCTGTTGTCTACTGACAGGGTGCAATACATTCGAGGAAGCAATAGACTTAGCAACGTGTGGAGACAACACGCGAGTCGACAAGTTGGTCAAAGACATTTATGGTGGGGATTACGAGCGTTTTGGTCTGCCAGGAGATTTGGTGGCCAGCAG CTTTGGGCAAATGAATGCCAAAGAGAAGAGGGCTACCGTCACAAAGGAGGACCTGGCGAGGGCCACGCTCGTCACCATCACCAACAACATCGGCTCTATTGCTCGGATGTGTGCTCTGAATGAGAAGATAGAGCGTGTTGTGTTTGTGGGGAACTTCTTGAGGGTGAACCCGATCTCCATGAAGCTCCTGGCTCATGCTATGGACTACTGGTCGAAAGGAACACTCAAAGCCCTCTTCCTGGAACACGAG ggttACTTTGGTGCGGTGGGCTGCCTGCTAGAATTCAACAGTCACGTCAGCTGA
- the fbl gene encoding pantothenate kinase 3 isoform X1, with the protein MCDILQGTSSVKLNICGKLPRPRVLMGPHSCKDCLRGRIMAGSSKDDFRVPMANIVENGFGDMDSIPSMPWFGMDIGGTLSKLVYFEPKDITPDEADAEVETLKNIRRYLTKNSAYGKTGHRDTHLQMDSVVIRGRRGTLHFIRFPTSEMGNFLALAKSKGMATLVTTVSATGGGAYKFEENFRRELNMRLAKFDELDSLIRGMLYVETNNPCECYYWANPTEDDRCEKRFYDFSDPYPFLIVNIGSGVSVLAVYGPNNYKRISGTSLGGGTFLGLCCLLTGCNTFEEAIDLATCGDNTRVDKLVKDIYGGDYERFGLPGDLVASSFGQMNAKEKRATVTKEDLARATLVTITNNIGSIARMCALNEKIERVVFVGNFLRVNPISMKLLAHAMDYWSKGTLKALFLEHEGYFGAVGCLLEFNSHVS; encoded by the exons TTAAACATTTGTGGCAAGCTGCCTCGTCCCAGAGTTTTGATGGGTCCTCACAGCTGTAAAGATTGTCTTCGAGGCCGCATCATGGCTGGCTCCAGCAAAGATGACTTCCGAGTTCCTATGGCCAATATTGTAGAAAATGGCTTCGGAGACATGGACAGTATTCCAT CAATGCCATGGTTCGGAATGGATATTGGTGGTACCTTATCAAAGCTTGTTTACTTTGAACCAAAAGACATCACACCGGATGAGGCAGATGCTGAAGTAGAGACTCTGAAGAACATCCGGCGCTATCTTACTAAGAATTCAGCATATGGCAAGACAGGCCACAGAGATACACATTTACAG ATGGACAGTGTAGTAATCCGAGGTCGAAGAGGAACTCTTCACTTCATCCGTTTCCCAACCAGTGAAATGGGCAACTTTTTAGCATTAGCAAAGTCTAAAGGCATGGCCACTCTTGTAACCACTGTTAGTGCTACTGGGGGTGGAGCCTacaagtttgaagaaaattttcgTAGA gagTTGAACATGAGGCTTGCCAAGTTTGATGAGCTGGACTCGTTAATACGAGGCATGTTGTATGTGGAAACTAATAACCCGTGTGAATGTTACTACTGGGCCAATCCTACAGAGGATGACCGTTGTGAGAAGAGATTCTATGATTTCAGTGACCCATATCCCTTTTTG ATTGTAAACATTGGCTCCGGTGTAAGTGTTCTTGCTGTGTATGGACCAAATAACTACAAGAGAATATCTGGCACGAG TTTGGGTGGAGGCACATTCCTTGGGCTCTGTTGTCTACTGACAGGGTGCAATACATTCGAGGAAGCAATAGACTTAGCAACGTGTGGAGACAACACGCGAGTCGACAAGTTGGTCAAAGACATTTATGGTGGGGATTACGAGCGTTTTGGTCTGCCAGGAGATTTGGTGGCCAGCAG CTTTGGGCAAATGAATGCCAAAGAGAAGAGGGCTACCGTCACAAAGGAGGACCTGGCGAGGGCCACGCTCGTCACCATCACCAACAACATCGGCTCTATTGCTCGGATGTGTGCTCTGAATGAGAAGATAGAGCGTGTTGTGTTTGTGGGGAACTTCTTGAGGGTGAACCCGATCTCCATGAAGCTCCTGGCTCATGCTATGGACTACTGGTCGAAAGGAACACTCAAAGCCCTCTTCCTGGAACACGAG ggttACTTTGGTGCGGTGGGCTGCCTGCTAGAATTCAACAGTCACGTCAGCTGA